A window from Plasmodium chabaudi chabaudi strain AS genome assembly, chromosome: 11 encodes these proteins:
- a CDS encoding apical rhoptry neck protein, putative — MKKIYLFFLILLININININYCLSKKNIKRKAHLRNNLDNTNIIDIKNKWYNDNTENVKDLLKKEEKKINKHNNPTKLNDHNIKNEKRDNNSTYSFMSLNFFPFVAHSSGYPHGTSIPPNEMGVHFYNFEKSPTIQYMLIDEERKNSFLYIIFLVVSFTVVVLVAFFIFKFFFKL, encoded by the coding sequence ATGAAGaagatatatttgtttttcctcattctattaataaatataaacataaatataaattattgtttatccaaaaaaaatataaaaagaaaagcacatttaagaaataatttagacaatacaaatataattgatATAAAGAACAAATggtataatgataatacagaaaatgtaaaagatcttttaaaaaaggaagagaagaaaataaataaacataataatcCCACAAAACTTAATGatcataatattaaaaatgaaaaaagagataataatagtacatattcatttatgtctttaaatttttttccatttgttGCACACTCATCAGGTTATCCCCATGGAACTTCCATTCCACCAAATGAAATGGGtgtccatttttataattttgagaAAAGTCCAACAATACAATATATGTTAATTGAtgaagaaagaaaaaattcctttctttacataatttttctcGTTGTATCATTTACTGTAGTTGTGCTTGtagctttttttatatttaaatttttttttaagttataa
- a CDS encoding EKC/KEOPS complex subunit CGI121, putative gives MINRKLYIQDETVDVTLNLFKNVTNSKDVLEIYNKKSVEICSSDQQNKFFLILDSQLVFNEGHILHSIYRGYHNFKTKKKITKNIILEIFFLLSSHDNINECINQYKMNENSTSIIYVGVNMPNDQIEEVTKIIQGESTNFDEISSLHCEKKILEHFNTDINNIDRFIYHNIASKKIILN, from the exons atgataaatcgTAAACTATACATACAAGACGAAACAGTTGATGTTACTTTAaacttatttaaaaatgtaacaaATTCAAAAGACGTCCttgaaatttataataaaaaaagtgttGAAATATGTTCATCCGATCAGCAAAATAAATTCTTTCTTATTTTGGATAGTCAACTG GTTTTTAATGAAGGTCATATATTACATAGTATTTATAGGGGATACCACAATTTTAAGACAAAGAAAAAGATaaccaaaaatataatattggaaatattttttctgttATCATCTCATGATAAT ATCAATGAATGTATAAATCAGTACAAGATGAATGAGAATTCTACCTCCATAATTTATGTAGGTGTTAATATGCCAAATGACCAG ATAGAAGAGGTTactaaaataattcaagGGGAGAGTACAAATTTTGATGAAATATCTTCTTTACactgtgaaaaaaaaatattagaaCATTTCAACACagacataaataatatcgacagatttatttatcataatattgcatcaaagaaaattattctTAACTGA
- a CDS encoding inositol-3-phosphate synthase, putative — MESYKGLNFSASKESGVNFYKKDGHVLKVKYDKEEDSNCVYSNYEHTEIEVKKDVKNGIVECKQVKNNYKILTEKIKEKKLGILIIGIGGNNSTTMLGGICANAKNLTYLDKYEKKKPNYLGSILLSSNIRLGYDKIEKEHSYCPIYNLIELYNPENIVYGGWDINNLNLKDCLIRNKVFDRDLVEKIKNDLDYVPLKSVYFKGNFIAANQQKRVNNILVGKNKLEILEKVRNQIKEFKKQNNLTDVIVLWSGNTERNIPHIPGINDTVQNILLACHNNHESISPSIIYALASILENCPFINSSPQNTLVNGVVQLAEQKGIFIIGNDLKTGQTKMKNLLLDTFFGTGLKPKSIVSYNHLGNNDGKNLSSESQFYSKKISKSNLICDYVKANENLFVDDNFDDPYTNKDGDYCKGDSLIQTDVESEEMKNESNYSDDIEKQKVNSEIVIKYIPYVGDDKKAMDEYINEIFMNGKNIISLYNVCQDSLLASPILIDLILLVELSQRVYFKSDKINEKASANNTTPLANTIKVGNYELKHDMLSNKHDGYRKMDSVLFLSSIFCKSPFNSNEYKTRHSFFSQIESLLNFIRIISGLPIDAHIDLSYMV; from the exons ATGGAAAGCTATAAGGGATTAAACTTTTCAGCCTCGAAAGAATCGGGggttaatttttataaaaaggatggtcatgttttaaaagtaaaatatgaCAAAGAAGAGGATTCAAATTGTGTTTACTCAAATTATGAGCATACAGAAATTGAAGTAAAAAAGgatgtaaaaaatggaatagtAGAATGTAAAcaagttaaaaataattataaaattcttactgaaaaaataaaagaaaaaaaattaggaatattaataattggTATTGGTGGAAATAATTCAACAACTATGTTAGGAGGTATATGTGcaaatgcaaaaaatttaacatACTtagataaatatgaaaaaaaaaagccaAACTACTTAGGTAGCATACTTTTATCATCTAATATTAGATTAGgttatgataaaattgaaaaagaaCATTCTTATTGtcctatatataatttaatagaattatataatccagaaaatattgtttatgGTGGTTGggatattaataatttaaatttaaaagattGTTTAATTAGAAATAAAGTTTTTGATCGTGATTtagttgaaaaaataaaaaacgatTTAGATTATGTACCTTTGAAAAgtgtatattttaaaggGAATTTTATTGCTGCTAATCAGCAAAAAAGAgtgaataatatattagttggaaaaaataaattagaaattttagaaaaagtAAGAAATCAGATTaaagaatttaaaaaacaaaataatttaacagATGTTATTGTATTATGGTCAGGTAATACTGAAAGAAATATACCACATATTCCAGGAATTAATGATACggttcaaaatatattattagcaTGTCATAATAATCATGAATCGATTTCTCcaagtattatatatgcctTAGCATctattttagaaaattgcccatttataaatagtaGTCCTCAAAACACTTTAGTAAATGGTGTTGTTCAATTAGCAGAACAAAAAGgaatattcataattgGAAATGATTTAAAGACGGGTCAAACTAAAATGAAGAACCTTCTTTTAGACACTTTCTTTGGAACAG GATTGAAACCCAAAAGTATTGTCTCGTATAACCACTTGGGAAATAACGATGGAAAAAACCTTTCATCCGAAAGCCAATtttatagtaaaaaaatttctaAAAGTAATTTGATATGTGATTATGTAAAGGCTAAcgaaaatttatttgttgaTGACAATTTTGATGATccatatacaaataaagaTGGTGATTATTGTAAAGGGGATAGTTTAATACAAACAGATGTAGAAAGtgaagaaatgaaaaatgaatcTAATTATTCAGATGATattgaaaaacaaaaagtcAATAGTGaaattgtaataaaatatattccatATGTAGGAGATGATAAAAAAGCTATggatgaatatattaatgaaatatttatgaatggtaaaaatataatatctttatataatgTTTGTCAAGATTCTTTATTAGCTTCTCCAATTTTAATTGATCTTATACTTCTTGTTGAGTTATCACAAAgagtttattttaaatctgataaaataaatgaaaaggcATCTGCAAATAATACTACACCTTTAGCTAATACTATTAAGGTTGGTAATTATGAATTAAAACATGATATGTTAAGTAATAAACATGATGGTTACAGAAAAATGGATAgtgttttatttctttcaaGCATTTTTTGCAAATCACCTTTTAACtctaatgaatataaaaccagacattcatttttttcacaaattGAGAGTttgttaaattttattcGAATCATATCTGGCCTTCCTATAGATGCACATATAGATCTTTCCTACATGGTTTAG
- a CDS encoding prefoldin subunit 6, putative, producing the protein MSQDKITKLIKEINTLKSSCEKINSQLEELITQKVENEILLEEVKNLEQDAVLHKLTGLVLVREEKTKCYDTITRRIHYISGEIESRKKVITNSEEKLKKLFSDLEAYSNQRKIAIPQA; encoded by the exons ATGTCTCAAGATAAAATCACCAAATTAATTAAGGAGATAAATACCCTAAAATCAA gttgtgaaaaaattaattccCAATTGGAAGAATTAATAACCCAAAAGGTGGAAAATGAAATTCTCCTTGAG GAAGTTAAAAATTTGGAACAGGATGCTGTCCTTCATAAATTAACAGGACTAGTATTAGTTCGcgaagaaaaaacaaaatgttATGACACAATAACAAGGAGAATACATTATATCTCTGGGGAAAt TGAAAGCCGGAAGAAAGTTATTACCAACTCGGaggaaaaattaaaaaaactttttagTGAC CTGGAAGCCTACTCAAACCAAAGGAAAATCGCCATCCCACAAgcataa
- a CDS encoding glutathione synthetase, putative: MEKEINDFYEIIQKEITNYFLVPKGKNEYLSHERINILIQDIITSLNCNGYYIHTKPINDEKKRIINNNVVLSCPPKLFSFILLPQKLNKNLLNLCKKCTLLFSEIFDNIVCDLPFLLSVLENVKGNDEFSKKIIDICERVYLSKENGRDINNEIRCVIGRSDYMKHDGNMDNDSEIKQIEYNTISVAFGNLSSIIFEAHKNMIKEIYKEYFPYMNEQSKEEIFEILDTKFDNNFLEGIVTCIEKAHNIYIENGNKLESDKNKVITICILHDDDVNNFDRYRTQYELSKLGISHRYFTIKQLQNLFEKKKIFLNYTDETLNESISRLMNNASKCNEKKIRPGKLMINLNDDNVNSDIGNIIEQYKKNIFEVSVIYFRALYAPSHYNEIIWELREMMEFSDAVKVPSLPYQLVGLKKIQMLLLDDEILRKYISMDLNKNKKSEEQIVNDMNIIKKTFALQIDPSLNKHSDIISYAIKNENKFILKPQREGGQNNFHGKDVKEKLMLYYKPEEKNKLSFYVLMEKLFPSPFPAIHCRIKETNKNDGQKNNSNYCDEEDTQFIEFSIEQSISEFGFFHNIIFFKDKNVLNEQKGYLVRTKNVNENEGGAICGISSLDSVFLV, encoded by the coding sequence atggaaaaagaaataaacgatttttatgaaatcaTTCAAAAGGAGATAACAAATTATTTCCTAGTACCAAagggaaaaaatgaatatttaagccatgaaagaataaatatattaattcaaGATATAATAACATCACTAAATTGTAATGggtattatattcatacaAAACCAattaatgatgaaaaaaaacgaataataaataataatgtagtTTTATCTTGTCCCCCTAAATTGTTTTCTTTCATATTGCTTCCACAAaagttaaataaaaatttattaaacttatgcaaaaaatgtacattacttttttcagaaatttttgataatatagtTTGTGATctaccttttttattaagcGTGTTAGAAAATGTAAAGGGGAATGATgaattttctaaaaaaataatagacaTATGTGAAAGAGTATATTTAAGTAAAGAAAACGGAcgagatataaataatgagaTTCGATGCGTAATTGGAAGATCAGATTATATGAAACATGATGGAAATATGGACAATGATAgtgaaataaaacaaatagaatataatacaatatCAGTTGCCTTTGGTAATTTATcaagtattatttttgaagcacataaaaatatgattaaagaaatatataaagaatattttcCTTATATGAATGAACAAAGTAAAGAGGaaatatttgaaatttTAGACACCAAATTTGATAACAATTTTCTTGAAGGTATTGTTACCTGCATAGAGAAAGCTCACAACATTTATATTGAAAATGGTAATAAATTAGAAAGCGATAAAAATAAGGTAATAACGATATGCATATTGCATGATGATGATGTAAACAATTTTGATAGATATAGAACACAGTATGAACTGAGCAAATTAGGGATTAGTCACCGatattttacaataaaACAGTTGCAAAacttatttgaaaaaaaaaaaatttttttaaattacaCAGATGAAACATTGAATGAGTCGATAAGTAGACTTATGAATAATGCTAGCAAatgtaatgaaaaaaaaataagacctggaaaattaatgataaatttaaatgatgataatgtTAATAGTGATATTGGTAATATAATTGAACaatataagaaaaacatttttgaaGTTAgtgtaatttattttcgaGCCTTATATGCACCTTCAcattataatgaaataatatggGAGTTAAGGGAAATGATGGAATTTAGTGACGCTGTTAAAGTTCCTTCTTTACCTTATCAGCTAGTTggcttaaaaaaaattcaaatgttattattagatgatgaaatattaagaaaatatatttctatggatttaaataaaaataaaaaatcagaAGAACAAATAGTGAATGATATGaacattataaaaaaaacatttgcTTTACAAATAGATCCATCATTAAATAAACATTCAGATATTATTTCTTAtgcaattaaaaatgaaaataaatttatattaaagcCACAAAGAGAAGGTGggcaaaataattttcatggTAAGGATGTTAAGGAAAAGCTAATGCTTTATTATAAACCagaggaaaaaaataaattatctttttatgttttaatggaaaaattatttccatCACCATTTCCAGCTATTCATTGTAGAATAAAAGagacaaataaaaatgatggacaaaaaaataattcgaATTATTGTGATGAGGAAGATACACAATTTATCGAATTTTCAATTGAACAGTCCATTTCCGAATTTGGATTTTTTCacaacattattttttttaaagataaaaatgtgttaaATGAACAAAAAGGATATTTAGTTAGAACTAAAAATGTAAACGAAAACGAAGGGGGGGCTATATGTGGTATATCATCCCTGGACTCTGTTTTCTtagtataa
- a CDS encoding CDK-activating kinase assembly factor MAT1, putative codes for MDEYKCSLCLDDIYINTEKKLFLFDICKHKICGECLENHLNKHNKQHCPRCKIAITKKNVVPFDIEERIYSNQKNIRSKLTEIFNKKRHNFQNTPLYNNYLEKIEDIIFMLTNECDEKKRKIIEAYIKKYEKENIKLIEENNSLIYENEKKKIHGIVKEEGNLYEIIKQRPIVNKLNNETYVHSLVKENPKLFTEVKVTNISESQPQPLNPAIRNDTDIPVRRFVSEEEIKQSDYSGGYDISVVFKRCDQEFNSTIYLNI; via the coding sequence ATGgatgaatataaatgttCCTTATGCTTGGatgacatatatataaatacggAAAAGAAACTATTTTTGTTTGACATAtgtaaacataaaatatgtggAGAATGTTTGGAAAATCATTTGAATAAACACAATAAGCAACATTGCCCACGTTGTAAAATTgctataacaaaaaaaaatgtagttCCATTTGATATAGAAGAAAGAATATATTCaaaccaaaaaaatataagaagCAAATTAActgaaatatttaataaaaaaagacataattttcaaaatactcccttatataataattatttagaaaaaattgaagacataatttttatgctaACAAATGAATGCGATGAAAAAAAGCGTAAAATTATCGaagcatatattaaaaaatatgaaaaggaaaatataaaattaatagaagaaaataattctcttatatatgaaaatgaaaaaaaaaaaattcatggAATTGTTAAGGAAGAAGGAAACctatatgaaataattaaacAGAGACCTattgtaaataaattaaataatgaaacatATGTCCATTCATTAGTTAAAGAAAACCCTAAATTATTTACTGAAGTTAAAGTAACTAATATTTCTGAATCACAGCCACAGCCATTAAACCCTGCTATCAGGAATGATACGGATATACCTGTACGCCGATTTGTTTCTGAAGAGGAAATTAAACAATCTGACTATTCAGGAGGATATGACATTTCGGTTGTTTTTAAGAGATGTGATCAGGAATTTAATTCTACCATATATCTCAATATATAG
- a CDS encoding ras-related protein Rab-1B, putative has product MNDSYDSLFKILLIGDSGVGKSCLLLRFADDTYTDSYISTIGVDFKIKTIEIDDKIIKLQIWDTAGQERFRTITSSYYRGAQGIIIVYDVTDRDSFNNVKNWIIEIEKYASEDVQKILIGNKIDLKNDRNVSYEEGKELAESCNIQFLETSAKISHNVEQAFKTMAYEIKNKSQLENQQKGRTNINLNAKPIKDNKKKCC; this is encoded by the exons ATGAATGATAGCTA tGATagcttatttaaaattttattaattggGGATAGTGGTGTTGGGAAATCTTGTTTACTCCTTCGTTTTGCT gATGATACTTACACAGATAGCTACATTAGCACAATAGGAGTCGActtcaaaattaaaacaatagaaattgatgataaaattataaaacttCAAATA TGGGATACAGCGGGACAGGAAAGATTTAGAACCATAACATCCTCATATTATAGGGGAGCACAAG gtataataatagtatacGATGTAACCGATAGAGATAGCTTTAATAATGTCAAAAACTGGATCATCGAAATAGAAAA ATATGCATCGGAAGATGTTCAAAAGATCTTAATAGGAAACAAaattgatttaaaaaacgaCAGAAATGTAAGTTATGAAGAAGGAAAAGAATTAGCTGAAAGTTGTaatattcaatttttaGAAACATCAGCAAAAATATCTCATAATGTTGAGCAAGCATTTAAGACAATGgcatatgaaataaaaaataaatcacaACTCGAAAATCAGCAAAAAGGAAGAACCAACATAAACTTAAATGCAAAACCAATTAAGgataataagaaaaaatgttGTTAA
- a CDS encoding orotate phosphoribosyltransferase, putative produces the protein MEEHNKEAHHISEEELHKKYNELCKKIELGKAHENSDEIKEMKKLLVDTLIKYKAILFGNFVLKSKKTSHYYVSTGFLNNAISSNIVSFLISNLILSKNLSFDYLFGASYKGIPIVTLTSHFLLNTNKFHNVFYLYDRKEKKDYGDASVIIGNLEENHIGSAQVEKKTDKKKVIVIDDVFSYGTALTDIFNKIKAFDYLEIVACIVILNRNEHEINEKNEKIYFKDKFEQKHNIPVYSVISYNDDISHLIK, from the coding sequence ATGGAAGAACATAACAAAGAAGCACACCATATAAGCGAAGAAGAattgcataaaaaatacaatgagttatgtaaaaaaatagaactAGGTAAGGCTCATGAAAATAgtgatgaaataaaagaaatgaaaaagttaTTAGTAGATACccttataaaatataaagcaATATTGTTTggaaattttgttttaaagtcaaaaaaaacatcaCATTATTATGTTTCCACTGGTTTTCTAAATAATGCTATATCATCAAAtattgtttcttttttaatatccaATTTAATACtctcaaaaaatttatcatttgattatttatttgggGCGTCATATAAAGGAATACCTATTGTAACATTGACTAGCCATTTTTTACTTAACACAAATAAATTTCataatgtattttatttatatgaccgaaaagaaaaaaaagactaTGGAGATGCATCGGTTATTATAGGAAACTTAGAAGAAAATCATATTGGTAGTGCAcaagttgaaaaaaaaactgataaaaaaaaagtcaTAGTAATTGATGATGTATTTAGTTATGGAACGGCTTTAActgatatatttaacaaaataaaagcatTTGATTATTTAGAAATTGTTGCATGTATAGTTATTCTCAACAGAAATGAAcatgaaataaatgaaaaaaatgaaaaaatttattttaaagacAAATTCGAACAAAAACACAACATTCCAGTATATAGTGTTATTAGTTACAATGATGATATTTCacatttaattaaataa